The Kitasatospora setae KM-6054 genome contains a region encoding:
- the aceE gene encoding pyruvate dehydrogenase (acetyl-transferring), homodimeric type, whose protein sequence is MASGSDRNPIIIGGLPSQVPDFDPEETAEWLESLDAAIDERGRERARYLMLRLIERAREKRVAVPEMRSTDYVNTIATKDEPFFPGNEEIERKILNATRWNAAVMVSRAQRPGIGVGGHIATFASSASLYDVGFNYFFRGKDADGESGDQVFFQGHASPGIYARAFLLDRLTEQQLDAFRQEKSKAPFGLSSYPHPRLMPDFWEFPTVSMGLGPLGAIYQARMNRYLEHRGIKDTSDSQVYAFLGDGEMDEPESLGQLSLAAREGLDNLTFVVNCNLQRLDGPVRGNGKIIQELESQFRGAGWNVIKLVWDRSWDPLLAQDRDGVLVNKLNTTPDGQFQTYATETGAYIREHFFGGDLRLRAMVENMTDHQIQHLGRGGHDHRKVYAAFKAAREHKGQPTVILAQTVKGWTLGPNFEGRNATHQMKKLTVEDLKRFRDRLHLPITDKQLDEGYPPYYHPGRNSEEIQYMHDRREELGGYVPTRKVRPRKLELPGDDAYKAVKKGSGNQTIATTMAFVRVLKDLMRDKGIGNRFVPIAPDEYRTFGMDSLFPSAKIYNPLGQTYESVDRELLLAYKESPAGQMLHDGISEAGCTASLIAAGSSYATHGEPLIPVYVFYSMFGFQRTGDQFWQMADQLARGFVIGATAGRTTLTGEGLQHADGHSHLLASTNPGVVAYDPAYGYEIAHIMQDGLRRMYGSSAEHPHGEDVFYYVTVYNEPIKMPAEPENVDVDGILKGLYKLSDGTAGQIPAQLLASGVAVPWALEAQRILAEEWNVKADVWSATSWNELRRDAVAAEEFNLLHPEEPQRVPYVTAKLSGAEGPFVAVSDWMRAVPDQISRWVPGQYQSLGADGFGFADTRGAARRFFHIDAQSIVLGTLTELAKQGKIDRSALKDAIDRYQLLDVAAADPGSAGGEA, encoded by the coding sequence GTGGCTTCCGGATCCGATCGCAACCCGATCATCATTGGCGGCCTCCCGAGCCAGGTCCCGGACTTCGATCCCGAGGAGACCGCGGAGTGGCTGGAGTCGCTTGACGCTGCCATCGACGAGCGGGGGCGCGAGCGTGCCCGCTACCTGATGCTGCGGCTGATCGAGCGCGCCCGCGAGAAGCGTGTCGCCGTGCCCGAGATGCGCAGCACGGACTACGTCAACACCATCGCCACCAAGGACGAGCCGTTCTTCCCCGGCAACGAGGAGATCGAGCGCAAGATCCTGAACGCGACGCGCTGGAACGCGGCCGTCATGGTCTCCCGCGCCCAGCGTCCCGGCATCGGCGTCGGCGGCCACATCGCCACCTTCGCCTCGTCCGCGTCGCTGTACGACGTGGGCTTCAACTACTTCTTCCGCGGCAAGGACGCCGACGGCGAGTCCGGCGACCAGGTCTTCTTCCAGGGCCACGCCTCGCCCGGCATCTACGCCCGCGCCTTCCTGCTGGACCGGCTGACCGAGCAGCAGCTCGACGCCTTCCGGCAGGAGAAGTCCAAGGCGCCGTTCGGCCTCTCCAGCTACCCGCACCCGCGGCTGATGCCGGACTTCTGGGAGTTCCCGACCGTCTCGATGGGCCTCGGCCCGCTCGGCGCGATCTACCAGGCCCGGATGAACCGCTACCTGGAGCACCGCGGCATCAAGGACACCTCCGACTCGCAGGTGTACGCCTTCCTCGGCGACGGCGAGATGGACGAGCCCGAGTCGCTCGGCCAGCTCTCGCTGGCCGCCCGCGAGGGCCTGGACAACCTGACCTTCGTGGTGAACTGCAACCTGCAGCGCCTGGACGGCCCGGTCCGCGGCAACGGCAAGATCATCCAGGAGCTGGAGTCGCAGTTCCGCGGCGCCGGCTGGAACGTCATCAAGCTGGTCTGGGACCGCAGCTGGGACCCGCTGCTGGCGCAGGACCGCGACGGCGTCCTGGTGAACAAGCTGAACACCACCCCGGACGGCCAGTTCCAGACCTACGCCACCGAGACCGGCGCGTACATCCGCGAGCACTTCTTCGGCGGCGACCTGCGCCTGCGCGCGATGGTCGAGAACATGACGGACCACCAGATCCAGCACCTGGGCCGCGGCGGCCACGACCACCGCAAGGTGTACGCCGCGTTCAAGGCCGCCCGCGAGCACAAGGGCCAGCCGACCGTCATCCTGGCGCAGACCGTCAAGGGCTGGACGCTGGGCCCCAACTTCGAGGGCCGCAACGCCACCCACCAGATGAAGAAGCTGACGGTCGAGGACCTGAAGCGCTTCCGCGACCGGCTGCACCTGCCGATCACCGACAAGCAGCTCGACGAGGGCTACCCGCCCTACTACCACCCGGGCCGCAACTCGGAAGAGATCCAGTACATGCACGACCGCCGCGAGGAGCTCGGCGGCTACGTGCCCACCCGCAAGGTGCGCCCGCGCAAGCTCGAACTGCCGGGCGACGACGCCTACAAGGCGGTCAAGAAGGGTTCCGGCAACCAGACCATCGCCACCACCATGGCGTTCGTCCGGGTGCTCAAGGACCTGATGCGCGACAAGGGCATCGGCAACCGCTTCGTGCCGATCGCGCCCGACGAGTACCGCACCTTCGGCATGGACTCGCTGTTCCCGTCCGCCAAGATCTACAACCCGCTCGGCCAGACCTACGAGTCGGTCGACCGCGAGCTGCTGCTGGCGTACAAGGAGTCCCCGGCCGGCCAGATGCTGCACGACGGCATCTCCGAGGCCGGCTGCACCGCCTCGCTGATCGCGGCCGGCTCCTCGTACGCGACGCACGGCGAGCCGCTGATCCCGGTGTACGTCTTCTACTCGATGTTCGGGTTCCAGCGCACCGGCGACCAGTTCTGGCAGATGGCCGACCAGCTGGCCCGCGGCTTCGTGATCGGCGCCACCGCCGGCCGCACCACGCTGACCGGCGAGGGCCTGCAGCACGCCGACGGCCACTCGCACCTGCTGGCCTCGACCAACCCCGGCGTGGTCGCCTACGACCCGGCCTACGGGTACGAGATCGCGCACATCATGCAGGACGGCCTGCGCCGGATGTACGGCTCCTCGGCCGAGCACCCGCACGGCGAGGACGTCTTCTACTACGTCACCGTCTACAACGAGCCGATCAAGATGCCCGCCGAGCCGGAGAACGTCGACGTCGACGGCATCCTCAAGGGCCTCTACAAGCTCTCCGACGGCACCGCCGGCCAGATCCCCGCGCAGCTCCTCGCCTCCGGCGTGGCGGTGCCGTGGGCCCTGGAGGCGCAGCGGATCCTCGCCGAGGAGTGGAACGTCAAGGCGGACGTCTGGTCGGCGACCTCCTGGAACGAGCTGCGCCGCGACGCCGTCGCCGCCGAGGAGTTCAACCTGCTGCACCCGGAGGAGCCGCAGCGCGTCCCGTACGTGACCGCCAAGCTCTCCGGGGCCGAGGGTCCGTTCGTGGCCGTCTCCGACTGGATGCGCGCCGTCCCGGACCAGATCTCCCGCTGGGTCCCCGGCCAGTACCAGTCGCTGGGCGCCGACGGCTTCGGCTTCGCCGACACCCGCGGCGCGGCCCGCCGCTTCTTCCACATCGACGCGCAGTCGATCGTCCTGGGCACGCTCACCGAGCTGGCCAAGCAGGGCAAGATCGACCGCTCGGCGCTGAAGGACGCGATCGACCGCTACCAGCTGCTCGACGTGGCCGCGGCCGACCCGGGCTCCGCGGGCGGCGAGGCGTAA
- a CDS encoding TetR/AcrR family transcriptional regulator, with product MAMSTTAADPQPVGLRERKKRRTRDALVDAAHRLFLCHGYGRTTVDEIASEVEVSQRTFFRYFANKEEVALAVLADAEEAFLGFLRSRPAAENPLEAMRGAVREVWQSVDRGAGTGPAALELFELIESTPTLLAAHLRHTIQQEAEVARILAEREGLDPDADLRPRLLAAVFGTVVRISHLSYAAGPAADGHSMTGMLDLIERHFDQLGPALAGSWR from the coding sequence ATGGCCATGTCCACCACCGCCGCCGACCCGCAGCCCGTCGGCCTGCGCGAACGCAAGAAGCGTCGCACCCGGGACGCCCTGGTCGACGCCGCGCACCGGCTGTTCCTCTGCCACGGCTACGGGCGCACCACGGTGGACGAGATCGCCTCCGAGGTGGAGGTCTCCCAGCGCACCTTCTTCCGGTACTTCGCCAACAAGGAGGAGGTCGCCCTCGCGGTGCTGGCCGACGCCGAGGAGGCGTTCCTGGGCTTCCTGCGCAGCCGCCCGGCCGCGGAGAACCCGCTGGAGGCGATGCGCGGCGCCGTCCGGGAGGTGTGGCAGTCGGTCGACCGCGGCGCGGGCACCGGCCCGGCCGCGCTGGAGCTGTTCGAACTGATCGAGTCCACCCCGACGCTGCTCGCCGCCCACCTGCGGCACACCATCCAGCAGGAGGCCGAGGTCGCCCGGATCCTCGCCGAGCGCGAGGGCCTCGACCCGGACGCCGACCTGCGCCCCCGCCTGCTGGCCGCCGTCTTCGGCACCGTGGTGCGGATCTCGCACCTCTCGTACGCGGCCGGCCCGGCCGCCGACGGGCACTCGATGACCGGCATGCTCGACCTGATCGAGCGGCACTTCGACCAGCTCGGCCCGGCGCTGGCCGGCTCCTGGCGCTGA
- a CDS encoding sensor histidine kinase, producing MNPWTEFVRALTEPLGDHRPPLSTARRPWIRMLPHGLVLLAAASLLPTGIVTLQRFYGVDPALATALATVQAGVLPVALTRPLLAWQLTVPSVLVGAVATHGAAAEQPWPWPVTTLLSYLFLMVFLAVRERGRTLFAVWVVTFVGCSLSWTVFTAHFDGSSVVATALSGVLLLLGWSLRGRGEARRRLAEQERISETERARRTLLEERARIARELHDVVAHHMSVITVQADSAPYRIEGLPPAAVEEFGQIAAAARGSLAEMRRLLGVLRAAGTAPDKAPQPGLDDLPTLLATVGQAGVRAELAVEDGVSALGPVPEAVGLSAYRIVQEALANVVRHAPGAAAEVRLRAAADGALGLAVRNGPPPGRAADRAGAAVETSGGTGQGLVGMRERVRLLAGTLDTGPTADGGYLVTAVLPLDGTGPGPDSGESTA from the coding sequence GTGAACCCCTGGACCGAATTCGTGCGCGCCCTCACCGAACCGCTCGGCGACCACCGCCCGCCGCTGTCGACGGCCCGCCGACCCTGGATCCGGATGCTGCCGCACGGGCTGGTGCTGCTGGCGGCCGCCTCGCTGCTGCCCACCGGCATCGTCACGCTGCAGCGGTTCTACGGGGTGGACCCGGCGCTGGCCACCGCGCTCGCCACCGTGCAGGCCGGCGTGCTGCCGGTGGCGCTGACCCGGCCGCTGCTGGCCTGGCAGCTGACGGTGCCGTCGGTACTGGTCGGCGCGGTCGCCACGCACGGCGCCGCCGCCGAGCAGCCCTGGCCGTGGCCGGTCACCACGCTGCTGTCGTACCTCTTCCTGATGGTCTTCCTGGCGGTCCGGGAGCGCGGCCGCACCCTGTTCGCGGTCTGGGTGGTGACCTTCGTCGGCTGCAGCCTGAGCTGGACGGTCTTCACCGCGCACTTCGACGGCTCCTCGGTGGTCGCCACCGCGCTGTCCGGCGTGCTGCTGCTGCTCGGCTGGAGCCTGCGCGGGCGCGGCGAGGCGAGGCGGCGGCTGGCCGAGCAGGAGCGGATCTCGGAGACCGAGCGGGCCCGGCGCACCCTGCTGGAGGAGCGCGCCCGGATCGCCCGCGAGCTGCACGACGTGGTCGCCCACCACATGTCGGTGATCACCGTGCAGGCCGACAGCGCCCCGTACCGGATCGAGGGCCTGCCGCCGGCCGCCGTCGAGGAGTTCGGGCAGATCGCGGCCGCCGCCCGCGGCTCGCTGGCCGAGATGCGCCGCCTGCTGGGGGTGCTGCGGGCCGCCGGGACGGCGCCGGACAAGGCGCCGCAGCCGGGCCTGGACGACCTGCCGACGCTGCTGGCCACCGTCGGCCAGGCCGGGGTGCGGGCCGAACTCGCCGTCGAGGACGGGGTGTCGGCGCTCGGCCCGGTGCCCGAGGCGGTCGGTCTGTCGGCGTACCGGATCGTCCAGGAGGCGCTGGCCAACGTCGTCCGGCACGCCCCCGGCGCCGCCGCCGAGGTGCGGCTGCGGGCCGCGGCGGACGGCGCGCTGGGCCTGGCCGTCCGCAACGGTCCGCCGCCCGGCCGGGCCGCGGACCGGGCCGGGGCCGCCGTCGAGACCTCCGGCGGCACCGGGCAGGGACTGGTCGGAATGCGCGAGCGCGTCCGGCTGCTGGCTGGCACCCTGGACACCGGCCCGACCGCCGACGGCGGGTACCTGGTGACCGCCGTCCTGCCGCTGGACGGCACCGGCCCGGGTCCGGACTCAGGGGAGAGCACCGCATGA
- a CDS encoding response regulator, whose amino-acid sequence MTIRVLIVDDQAMVRAGFAALLNAQSDIDVVGDAADGRQAVEASGRTHPDVVLMDVRMPEMDGLEAARRLLDPPPGTAHRPRVLMLTTFDVDDYVYEALRAGASGFLLKDAPPADLIAAVRVVAAGDALLAPSVTRRLIADFARNRPAPRRDPRLRLNGLTPRETEVLELIARGLSNQEIAAHLVLAEQTVKTHVGRILGKLDLRDRAQAVVLAYESGLVQPGER is encoded by the coding sequence ATGACCATCCGCGTCCTCATCGTCGACGACCAGGCGATGGTCCGGGCCGGCTTCGCCGCCCTGCTGAACGCCCAGAGCGACATCGACGTGGTCGGCGACGCGGCCGACGGCCGGCAGGCGGTCGAGGCCAGCGGCCGCACCCACCCCGACGTGGTGCTGATGGACGTCCGGATGCCCGAGATGGACGGCCTGGAGGCCGCCCGCCGGCTGCTCGACCCGCCGCCCGGCACCGCCCACCGGCCGCGCGTCCTGATGCTCACCACCTTCGACGTCGACGACTACGTGTACGAGGCGCTGCGGGCCGGCGCCAGCGGCTTCCTGCTCAAGGACGCCCCGCCCGCCGACCTGATCGCCGCCGTCCGGGTGGTCGCGGCCGGCGACGCGCTGCTCGCCCCCTCGGTCACCCGCCGGCTGATCGCCGACTTCGCCCGCAACCGCCCGGCGCCGCGCCGCGACCCCCGGCTGCGGCTGAACGGCCTGACCCCGCGAGAGACCGAGGTCCTCGAACTGATCGCCCGCGGCCTGTCCAACCAGGAGATCGCAGCCCACCTGGTGCTCGCCGAACAGACCGTCAAGACCCACGTCGGCCGGATCCTCGGCAAGCTCGACCTGCGCGACCGCGCCCAGGCCGTCGTCCTCGCCTACGAGAGCGGCCTGGTCCAGCCCGGCGAGCGGTAG
- a CDS encoding alpha/beta hydrolase: MLSRLRRGTAAAGLVLAAVLGVGSWASADAQTPLTGPPPGSAAWVADTTLGVRPPDPAKAGPAEVAAFFAGLPAAQREALAVRHPQVVGNLDGAPVALRLRANALAAAEERDHQRARAAEHGLPAAERAAAAARADRYDDLARRRLLAFDPRGRGQVAEVFGDLEHDPRTVVLVPGSDTDLASYDRPSAAGYDTLAGMARALRAASGDRVAVVAWTGYTTPVGLGVDAAREELAEAGAERLARLAAGLAPVTGPVELVCHSYGSVVCGRSDPDPAAVAGVVAVASPGMGLERADRLRVPVWAVSRNAEDWIGDVPNVSLLGFGHGADPTSAGFGARPLPSDGSHGHTGYFAPGSASLAALAALALTARA, encoded by the coding sequence ATGCTGTCGCGTCTGCGTCGGGGAACGGCCGCGGCCGGGTTGGTGCTGGCCGCGGTGCTGGGGGTCGGGTCGTGGGCGTCCGCGGACGCGCAGACGCCGCTGACCGGGCCGCCGCCGGGCAGCGCGGCCTGGGTCGCGGACACCACGCTGGGGGTGCGGCCGCCCGACCCGGCGAAGGCCGGGCCGGCCGAGGTGGCCGCGTTCTTCGCCGGCCTGCCGGCCGCCCAGCGCGAGGCACTCGCGGTCCGCCACCCGCAGGTGGTCGGCAACCTGGACGGCGCCCCGGTCGCCCTGCGGCTGCGGGCCAACGCGCTGGCCGCCGCCGAGGAGCGCGACCACCAGCGGGCCCGGGCCGCCGAGCACGGCCTCCCGGCCGCCGAACGCGCCGCGGCCGCCGCCCGGGCCGACCGGTACGACGACCTGGCGCGCCGCCGCCTGCTGGCCTTCGACCCGCGCGGGCGGGGCCAGGTCGCCGAGGTCTTCGGCGACCTGGAGCACGACCCGCGGACCGTCGTCCTGGTGCCCGGCTCGGACACCGACCTGGCGAGCTACGACCGCCCCTCGGCGGCCGGCTACGACACCCTCGCCGGGATGGCCCGCGCGCTGCGCGCGGCGAGCGGCGACCGGGTCGCCGTGGTCGCCTGGACCGGCTACACCACGCCGGTCGGCCTCGGCGTGGACGCCGCCCGCGAGGAGCTCGCCGAGGCCGGCGCCGAACGGCTGGCCCGGCTGGCGGCCGGACTCGCGCCGGTGACCGGGCCGGTGGAGCTGGTCTGCCACTCGTACGGGTCGGTGGTCTGCGGGCGCTCGGACCCGGACCCGGCCGCGGTGGCGGGGGTGGTGGCGGTGGCCTCGCCCGGGATGGGCCTGGAGCGGGCCGACCGGCTGCGGGTGCCGGTGTGGGCGGTGAGCCGCAACGCCGAGGACTGGATCGGCGACGTGCCGAACGTCTCGCTGCTCGGCTTCGGCCACGGCGCCGACCCCACCTCGGCCGGCTTCGGCGCCCGCCCGCTGCCGTCGGACGGCTCGCACGGCCACACCGGCTACTTCGCGCCCGGCTCGGCCTCCCTCGCGGCCCTCGCCGCCCTCGCCCTCACCGCCCGCGCCTGA
- a CDS encoding acyltransferase family protein, whose protein sequence is MTVLTRLRRTAAAIDAKTPATRDRALDGLRAVALLSVPLGHWMLGGFDAAGGVLHNASPLGAMPFMAPLSWVLQMLGVFFLVGGRASALSLRRAAERGVPTGRWLRGRVLRLVRPVLGVAAVWAALVPLLHALGVPDAPVRTGAVLMVQPLWYIAMYLVLTALTPLCVKFGALTRGWGSAGLLAAVAAVDFLRYGPWGGAMPGWLSLLNLLPGWLFAYQLGVDWAHGRLTRAGARLLALGGAALFAVLLLVFHYPASMVGVPGAARTNSHPPSLLVLALASAQAGVAVLLKDRLGRALRRPLLWLPVVVVNLGAMTIFCWHQSAMFLTALAGSRLGALPGLTTAPDSGGWALARLAWLPVFGAVLALLGRWARRFDAPWPSRTWRAVAGAGAALFAVYALGAV, encoded by the coding sequence ATGACCGTGCTGACCAGGCTCCGCCGCACCGCGGCGGCGATCGACGCCAAGACCCCCGCGACCCGCGACCGCGCCCTGGACGGGCTGCGCGCCGTCGCCCTGCTGTCCGTCCCGCTCGGCCACTGGATGCTCGGCGGCTTCGACGCCGCCGGCGGCGTGCTGCACAACGCCAGCCCGCTCGGGGCGATGCCGTTCATGGCGCCGCTGAGCTGGGTGCTGCAGATGCTGGGGGTGTTCTTCCTGGTCGGCGGCCGGGCCTCGGCGCTGTCGCTGCGCCGGGCCGCCGAGCGCGGCGTGCCGACCGGGCGCTGGCTGCGCGGCCGGGTGCTGCGGCTGGTGCGCCCGGTGCTGGGGGTGGCCGCGGTGTGGGCGGCGCTGGTGCCGCTGCTGCACGCGCTGGGCGTGCCGGACGCGCCGGTGCGCACCGGCGCGGTGCTGATGGTGCAGCCGCTCTGGTACATCGCGATGTACCTGGTGCTGACCGCGCTGACCCCGCTGTGCGTCAAGTTCGGCGCGCTGACCAGGGGTTGGGGTTCGGCGGGGCTGCTGGCGGCGGTCGCGGCGGTGGACTTCCTGCGGTACGGGCCGTGGGGCGGCGCGATGCCCGGCTGGCTGAGCCTGCTGAACCTGCTGCCGGGCTGGCTGTTCGCCTACCAGCTGGGCGTGGACTGGGCGCACGGCCGGCTGACCCGGGCCGGGGCGAGGCTGCTGGCGCTCGGCGGCGCGGCGCTGTTCGCGGTGCTGCTGCTGGTGTTCCACTACCCGGCGAGCATGGTCGGGGTGCCGGGCGCGGCCCGCACCAACTCGCACCCGCCGTCCCTGCTGGTGCTGGCGCTGGCGTCGGCGCAGGCCGGGGTCGCGGTGCTGCTGAAGGACCGGCTGGGCCGGGCGCTGCGGCGGCCGCTGCTCTGGCTGCCGGTGGTGGTGGTCAACCTGGGCGCGATGACGATCTTCTGCTGGCACCAGAGCGCGATGTTCCTGACCGCGCTGGCCGGTTCGCGGCTCGGCGCGCTGCCCGGCCTGACCACCGCCCCGGACTCGGGCGGCTGGGCGCTGGCCCGGCTGGCCTGGCTGCCGGTGTTCGGCGCGGTGCTGGCGCTGCTCGGCCGGTGGGCCCGCCGCTTCGACGCCCCGTGGCCGTCCCGGACCTGGCGGGCGGTGGCGGGCGCGGGCGCGGCGCTGTTCGCGGTGTACGCGCTGGGCGCGGTCTGA
- a CDS encoding MmcQ/YjbR family DNA-binding protein, whose protein sequence is MATFDELTALALALPGTHQEETWEQVTFRVGRKIFAMGRPETGEATVKAAPAEQAELVAAAPGVFSVAPYTGRFGWVRVRLAGLEAAELGELLTDAWRSVTPKRVVREHGG, encoded by the coding sequence ATGGCGACCTTCGACGAGCTGACCGCGCTGGCCCTGGCGCTGCCGGGGACCCACCAGGAGGAGACCTGGGAGCAGGTGACGTTCCGGGTCGGGCGGAAGATCTTCGCGATGGGCCGGCCGGAGACCGGCGAGGCGACGGTGAAGGCCGCCCCGGCGGAGCAGGCCGAGCTGGTCGCGGCCGCTCCCGGGGTGTTCTCGGTGGCGCCGTACACCGGCCGGTTCGGCTGGGTCCGGGTCCGGCTGGCCGGCCTGGAGGCGGCGGAACTGGGCGAGCTGCTGACCGACGCCTGGCGCTCGGTGACCCCGAAACGGGTGGTGCGGGAGCACGGCGGGTAG
- a CDS encoding alpha/beta hydrolase: MHRRRVKRILIGVFAGCAALVDAGAAAAQAAASNEQLAITTPPAGSTAWVADQSFGHPLPDPATADPAAVAAFFAALKPAELTRLIAAYPLVVGNLDGAPAEVRYRANRVAIGDERDRARQRAADPALDATARALAASRANDSERLLAPGRQVLAFDPRGRGLVTEVWGDLSAAQRIAVLVPGSDADLGHFDQSADPLRSPAGMARALYAEERAQSPGTRTAVVAWTGYVTPQGLGPDAVTARLATAAAPRLTRLLAGLKQTSHPDAPPALLCHSYGSVVCGTAAPGLHAAEPTDVVAFGSPGMGVDSAAELGTGVQVWAARNPNDWIGNVPYLEVGGLGHGADPTTHAFGAMSISSLGASGHNGYLAEGTASRHNFAAIALGHYGDVTGPSETQG, from the coding sequence ATGCACCGCAGGCGGGTCAAGCGGATCCTGATCGGCGTCTTCGCCGGCTGCGCGGCCCTGGTGGACGCGGGTGCCGCCGCCGCCCAGGCCGCCGCCTCCAACGAGCAGTTGGCGATCACCACGCCGCCCGCGGGCAGCACCGCCTGGGTCGCCGACCAGAGCTTCGGCCACCCGCTGCCGGACCCGGCCACCGCCGACCCGGCCGCCGTCGCGGCGTTCTTCGCCGCGCTGAAGCCCGCCGAGCTGACCCGGCTGATCGCCGCGTACCCGCTGGTGGTCGGCAACCTGGACGGCGCCCCGGCCGAGGTCCGCTACCGGGCCAACCGGGTCGCGATCGGCGACGAGCGGGACCGCGCCCGGCAGCGCGCCGCGGACCCGGCGCTGGACGCCACCGCCCGCGCGCTGGCCGCCTCCCGGGCCAACGACTCGGAGCGGCTGCTCGCCCCGGGCCGGCAGGTCCTCGCCTTCGACCCGCGCGGCCGCGGCCTGGTCACCGAGGTCTGGGGCGACCTGTCGGCCGCCCAGCGGATCGCCGTCCTGGTCCCCGGCTCGGACGCCGACCTCGGCCACTTCGACCAGAGCGCCGACCCGCTGCGCTCCCCCGCCGGGATGGCCCGCGCGCTGTACGCCGAGGAGCGGGCGCAGTCCCCCGGCACCCGCACCGCGGTGGTCGCCTGGACCGGCTACGTCACCCCGCAGGGCCTCGGCCCGGACGCGGTCACCGCCCGGCTCGCCACCGCGGCCGCGCCCCGGCTGACCCGGCTGCTGGCCGGCCTGAAGCAGACCAGCCACCCGGACGCGCCGCCCGCCCTGCTCTGCCACTCGTACGGCTCGGTGGTGTGCGGCACCGCCGCCCCGGGGCTGCACGCGGCGGAGCCCACCGACGTGGTGGCGTTCGGCAGCCCCGGGATGGGCGTCGACTCGGCGGCCGAGCTGGGCACCGGCGTCCAGGTGTGGGCGGCCCGGAACCCGAACGACTGGATCGGCAACGTCCCGTACCTGGAGGTCGGCGGCCTCGGGCACGGCGCGGACCCGACCACCCACGCGTTCGGCGCGATGTCGATCTCCTCGCTGGGCGCCAGCGGCCACAACGGCTACCTGGCCGAGGGCACCGCGAGCCGGCACAACTTCGCCGCGATCGCGCTCGGCCACTACGGGGACGTCACCGGCCCGTCCGAGACCCAGGGCTGA
- a CDS encoding aldo/keto reductase, with protein sequence MSSDSSIETTRLGGHGPVVGVQGLGCMGMSEFYGPTDTGEALATLERALELGVTLFDTADIYGSGANEELIGPFVRAHREQVVLATKFAIERRADDPAYRGINNDPAYIRRAVDASLARLGVDVIDLYYMHRRDPNVPLAESVGAMAELVEAGKVRYLGLSEVTGPELREAHAVHPITALQSEWSIFARSVERSAVPAAAELGVALVPYSPLGRGFLTGAFADAGQLDAGDYRRHLPQFTGENAVGNAALVAPIRAIAERRGATAAQVALAWLGQRAEAHGLTAVVPIPGTRKRSRLEENLGATRLVLDKEELAELEPIAARVAGGRYADMGSTSDAREL encoded by the coding sequence ATGAGCAGCGACAGCAGCATCGAGACCACCCGGCTCGGCGGCCACGGCCCGGTCGTGGGCGTGCAGGGCCTGGGGTGCATGGGGATGAGCGAGTTCTACGGCCCGACCGACACCGGCGAGGCGCTGGCCACCCTGGAGCGGGCGCTCGAACTGGGCGTGACCCTGTTCGACACCGCCGACATCTACGGCTCGGGCGCCAACGAGGAGCTGATCGGCCCGTTCGTCCGGGCCCACCGCGAGCAGGTCGTGCTGGCCACCAAGTTCGCCATCGAGCGGCGCGCCGACGACCCCGCGTACCGGGGCATCAACAACGACCCGGCGTACATCCGGCGGGCGGTGGACGCCTCGCTGGCCCGCCTCGGGGTCGACGTGATCGACCTCTACTACATGCACCGCCGCGACCCGAACGTGCCGCTGGCCGAGTCGGTCGGCGCGATGGCCGAGCTGGTCGAGGCCGGGAAGGTGCGCTACCTGGGCCTGTCCGAGGTGACCGGCCCGGAGCTGCGGGAGGCGCACGCGGTGCACCCGATCACCGCGCTGCAGTCCGAGTGGTCGATCTTCGCCCGCAGCGTGGAGCGCAGCGCCGTCCCGGCCGCGGCCGAGCTGGGCGTCGCGCTGGTGCCGTACTCGCCGCTCGGCCGCGGCTTCCTGACCGGGGCGTTCGCCGACGCCGGGCAGCTGGACGCCGGCGACTACCGCCGCCACCTGCCGCAGTTCACCGGCGAGAACGCGGTCGGGAACGCCGCGCTGGTCGCCCCGATCCGGGCGATCGCGGAGCGCCGCGGCGCCACCGCCGCGCAGGTCGCGCTGGCCTGGCTGGGGCAGCGCGCCGAGGCGCACGGCCTGACCGCGGTGGTGCCGATCCCCGGCACCCGCAAGCGGAGCCGGCTGGAGGAGAACCTGGGCGCGACCCGGCTGGTGCTCGACAAGGAGGAGCTGGCCGAGCTGGAGCCGATCGCGGCCCGGGTCGCGGGCGGCCGCTACGCCGACATGGGCTCGACCTCGGACGCCCGCGAGCTCTGA